A single genomic interval of Microbacterium oleivorans harbors:
- a CDS encoding glycoside hydrolase family 9 protein yields the protein MLIWKAAAAATAVAVGGAVIAAPPAHAATVERVAVSQAGYSAAGHKAASVIADAALPGSTTCRILQGGSVAVPSCTLLDRGTVWGDRVYAVDFSALTAVGDDYALEVGGVLSPRFSIAENVWSGYLDEMTAFYRLQRSGVATSDAYPAGYSSISPSEKIFHGAGHLDDAASQDGTVHYDLTGGWYDAGDYGTYGGNQWVGGNIAITYLRYGDTPEVAFDNDANGVPDLVDEARFGSEYLLRMLEAFDGAFWDVKGSGGFQHPDAHTDGIVGTSDDRRISGYGVGGSAKAAGSLAATARAVEKAIADGRIPTADVTDWQAFADEAEAGAVAFYQYVDAHRSDPLGGYSTTRGGIENSLLFAEVQLHLLTGDAAYRASAEATIAATEYSILSNTNYWDMAPLSMAELYPAATATGKTDIQRYLEKQLDYFLSTTDDTPYGVVNQFKNFGVNEPHISYVADALRYYELFGDQRALKAVQRGLYWVFGNNPWGTSWVSGVGEDSVRFLHTRLDEEAQSQTGTGVVLPGALVSGPNAKDPLDARSASPWYADRPVWQDSGQQWRYNEYSVSIQTGLFSTLFGLTAIGDAAWSAGTAPTALNVTSPQIGDYVTGDVTVFAQSGTSLGQHALGPNWTPMTAAAGVSTGTISTDALAPFTTARVDVRGTQASGAHSYSSTHYTVAPPLPSPDNPLLYDGFGRDGVFGMQGYTWVNWYNNHAGVGSATNTVIDGRTVAKLFQNPASAMSQAKFQPWHHSVDAGGYRYLTVTMRSPSPNLRLRIEVSDADSNHRVTGTAPITVSGQWNTYAFDLAAFPGLDRTKAKLVFWLQQTADTDGELLVDEVSFTNQASGTPPTLSGITHTSGTLTNGTDVTVQATYTDADGTPPHAVELVLDGVIHRMTAVDPTDTDVTDGVLYAVVRRWVKGVHSYEVRTTDTTSSVVVSPEVAGVVVG from the coding sequence ATGCTGATCTGGAAGGCGGCTGCCGCGGCGACCGCCGTCGCGGTGGGCGGGGCGGTGATCGCTGCTCCGCCTGCGCACGCGGCCACCGTCGAACGCGTGGCCGTCAGCCAGGCCGGGTACAGTGCGGCGGGCCACAAAGCGGCTTCGGTGATCGCCGACGCCGCCCTTCCCGGCTCGACGACGTGCCGCATCCTGCAAGGCGGGAGCGTGGCAGTCCCCTCCTGCACACTCCTCGACCGTGGCACCGTGTGGGGTGATCGCGTGTACGCCGTCGACTTCAGCGCCCTCACCGCGGTCGGCGACGACTACGCGCTGGAGGTCGGTGGCGTGCTGTCGCCTCGGTTCTCGATCGCCGAGAACGTGTGGTCCGGCTACCTCGACGAGATGACGGCCTTCTACCGTCTGCAGCGTTCGGGAGTCGCCACGAGCGACGCCTACCCCGCGGGCTACAGCAGCATCTCGCCGTCGGAGAAGATCTTCCACGGGGCCGGGCATCTCGACGACGCGGCGTCGCAGGACGGCACCGTCCACTACGACCTGACCGGGGGATGGTACGACGCCGGCGACTACGGAACCTACGGCGGCAACCAGTGGGTGGGCGGCAACATCGCCATCACCTACCTTCGTTACGGCGACACCCCCGAGGTGGCCTTCGACAACGACGCCAACGGTGTCCCCGATCTCGTCGACGAGGCCCGCTTCGGCAGCGAGTACCTGCTGCGTATGCTCGAAGCCTTCGACGGGGCCTTCTGGGACGTCAAGGGCAGCGGGGGCTTCCAGCATCCGGACGCGCACACCGACGGGATCGTCGGCACGAGCGACGATCGTCGCATCTCCGGATACGGCGTCGGCGGATCGGCCAAAGCAGCGGGCTCACTGGCCGCGACCGCACGGGCCGTCGAGAAGGCCATCGCGGACGGCCGCATCCCGACCGCCGACGTGACCGACTGGCAGGCGTTCGCCGACGAGGCCGAAGCGGGGGCGGTGGCCTTCTACCAGTACGTCGACGCGCACCGGTCCGACCCGCTCGGCGGGTACTCGACGACCCGCGGCGGCATCGAAAATTCGCTCCTGTTCGCCGAGGTCCAGCTGCACCTGCTGACCGGCGACGCCGCGTATCGCGCATCGGCGGAAGCCACGATCGCTGCGACCGAGTACTCGATCCTGTCGAACACGAACTACTGGGACATGGCGCCACTGTCGATGGCGGAGCTGTATCCGGCCGCGACGGCGACGGGGAAGACCGACATCCAGCGCTACCTGGAGAAGCAGCTGGACTACTTCCTGTCGACCACGGACGACACCCCGTACGGCGTGGTGAACCAGTTCAAGAATTTCGGTGTCAACGAGCCGCACATCTCGTACGTCGCCGACGCGCTGCGCTACTACGAGCTGTTCGGTGACCAGCGGGCCCTCAAGGCGGTCCAGCGCGGCCTCTACTGGGTCTTCGGCAACAACCCATGGGGCACCAGCTGGGTCTCGGGTGTCGGAGAGGACTCGGTGAGATTCCTGCACACCCGGCTCGACGAGGAGGCGCAGAGCCAGACCGGGACGGGAGTGGTGCTGCCCGGCGCCCTGGTGAGCGGCCCCAACGCCAAGGACCCCCTCGACGCGCGTAGCGCGAGCCCGTGGTACGCCGACCGGCCGGTCTGGCAGGACAGCGGCCAGCAGTGGCGGTACAACGAGTACAGCGTGAGCATTCAGACGGGGCTGTTCTCGACGCTCTTCGGCTTGACCGCGATCGGCGACGCCGCCTGGTCCGCCGGCACCGCCCCGACGGCCCTGAATGTCACCTCTCCCCAGATCGGCGACTATGTCACGGGCGACGTGACCGTCTTCGCCCAGAGCGGCACGTCGCTCGGCCAGCATGCGCTCGGCCCGAACTGGACACCCATGACGGCGGCGGCCGGAGTCTCGACGGGAACCATCAGCACCGACGCGCTCGCACCCTTCACGACGGCGCGCGTCGACGTCCGCGGCACCCAGGCCAGCGGTGCCCACTCGTACTCCTCCACCCATTACACGGTGGCTCCGCCGCTTCCGAGCCCGGACAACCCGCTCCTCTACGACGGCTTCGGACGAGACGGCGTGTTCGGGATGCAGGGCTACACGTGGGTGAACTGGTACAACAACCATGCCGGCGTCGGGTCGGCCACCAACACCGTCATCGATGGCCGTACGGTCGCGAAGCTGTTCCAGAACCCGGCCTCCGCGATGTCCCAGGCGAAGTTCCAGCCGTGGCATCACTCGGTGGATGCGGGCGGATACCGATATCTGACCGTGACGATGCGCAGCCCCTCACCGAACCTGCGGCTTCGCATCGAGGTGTCGGATGCCGACTCCAATCACCGCGTGACCGGAACTGCGCCCATCACGGTGTCCGGGCAGTGGAACACGTACGCGTTCGACCTGGCGGCCTTCCCGGGCCTCGATCGCACGAAGGCGAAACTCGTGTTCTGGCTGCAGCAGACAGCGGACACCGATGGTGAGCTCTTGGTCGACGAGGTCAGCTTCACGAACCAGGCGAGCGGCACGCCGCCGACGCTGTCGGGGATCACCCACACCTCCGGGACGCTCACGAACGGGACCGACGTCACCGTGCAGGCGACCTACACGGACGCCGACGGCACGCCGCCGCACGCGGTGGAGTTGGTGCTCGACGGGGTCATCCACCGGATGACGGCGGTGGATCCCACCGACACCGATGTGACCGACGGCGTCCTCTACGCCGTGGTCCGACGCTGGGTGAAGGGAGTGCACAGCTACGAGGTCCGCACGACGGACACGACCTCCAGCGTCGTCGTCTCCCCCGAGGTGGCCGGGGTCGTGGTCGGATGA
- a CDS encoding LacI family DNA-binding transcriptional regulator, producing the protein MSITALVDDLGVSHVTVRRDLDSLVAEQMLDKVRGGAVLRADRPLTAPAPMPVFSGTIGVVMPTSYYYRYVVEGIDDVLASGGEMKLVISEYDLDEEYRLIDELVASGIDGLLWVPTVSERLAPPGFLSMLERLPVPVVFIERETPGGGFGSVTSVRSAHERGVFAVLQHLAGLGHRRLLMVSRGSSQSSEFVREGWRNALQRLDLDPASSILGPDELGAGPRWERGGSDIVMDAVERTGATALFCHGDENSLFGLLQNARSRNIAVPERLSIVAYDDDVSAHADPPISAVAPDRRRVGALATRTLLDLIREPSAEPPLHLHVEPRLILRASTAPPA; encoded by the coding sequence GTGAGCATCACCGCCCTCGTCGACGATCTGGGCGTCTCTCATGTCACGGTCCGCCGTGACCTCGACTCGCTCGTTGCGGAGCAGATGCTCGACAAGGTCCGCGGGGGCGCTGTGCTCCGCGCCGATCGGCCGTTGACCGCGCCTGCTCCGATGCCCGTCTTCTCGGGCACGATCGGCGTCGTCATGCCGACGTCCTACTACTACCGCTACGTCGTGGAGGGCATCGACGATGTCCTGGCGTCCGGCGGCGAGATGAAGCTCGTCATCTCGGAGTACGACCTCGACGAGGAGTACCGCCTCATCGACGAGCTCGTCGCGAGCGGCATCGATGGCCTCCTGTGGGTGCCGACGGTGTCCGAGCGGCTCGCTCCGCCCGGGTTCCTCAGCATGCTCGAGCGCCTGCCCGTCCCTGTGGTGTTCATCGAGCGAGAGACCCCCGGCGGGGGTTTCGGTTCGGTGACCTCGGTGCGCTCGGCGCACGAACGCGGGGTCTTCGCCGTCCTGCAGCACCTGGCCGGGCTCGGTCACCGCCGACTGTTGATGGTGAGCCGCGGCAGTTCGCAGAGCTCGGAGTTCGTGCGCGAAGGGTGGCGCAACGCCCTGCAACGACTCGATCTGGACCCTGCGAGCAGCATCCTGGGGCCGGACGAACTCGGCGCGGGCCCGCGCTGGGAGCGAGGCGGCAGCGACATCGTGATGGATGCCGTCGAGCGCACCGGCGCGACGGCGCTGTTCTGCCACGGCGACGAGAACTCGCTGTTCGGTCTGCTCCAGAACGCTCGCTCGCGGAACATCGCCGTGCCCGAGCGGCTGTCGATCGTCGCCTACGACGACGACGTCTCCGCGCACGCCGATCCGCCGATCTCGGCGGTGGCGCCCGATCGGCGACGGGTGGGAGCGCTCGCGACCCGGACGCTGCTCGACCTCATCCGCGAGCCGAGCGCCGAGCCGCCCCTTCATCTCCACGTCGAGCCTCGGCTGATCCTCCGGGCCTCGACCGCACCGCCGGCCTGA
- a CDS encoding hydroxyacid dehydrogenase → MAASDSDDTDERSPSALLLMGARAFSDLFDDARLRRLRQLVHLVDPIRVDDLATDRARSRLAAAEYLLTGWGGPALDAEVLAAAPRLRGVVHTGGSVKHLVSPELWERGIVVTSAADANAIPVAEFTLAMILLEAKRAPSYIEGYDRSREVAGAWRDAIPPAVTFGGTVGIVGLSRVGRRVAELLRPFDLEVLVADPHIDRAVAASVGARLTVLDDLMSASDVVTIHAPELPETRHLIDARRLGMLRPGAVLINTARGSLIDTDALVARCRAGLMRAVLDVTDPEPLPAESPLFDTPGIVLSPHIAGAMHAETLRLADSALDDLEALVTGRVPRHRVDVASLSVIA, encoded by the coding sequence ATGGCCGCATCCGACAGCGACGACACCGACGAGCGCTCGCCGTCGGCCCTGCTTCTCATGGGCGCTCGCGCTTTCTCCGATCTCTTCGACGACGCCCGCCTGCGGCGGCTGCGTCAGCTCGTCCATCTCGTCGACCCGATCCGCGTCGACGATCTCGCCACCGATCGGGCTAGGTCGCGCCTCGCCGCCGCCGAGTACCTCCTGACCGGCTGGGGTGGACCAGCCCTCGACGCCGAGGTCCTGGCGGCGGCCCCGCGCCTGCGCGGTGTCGTCCATACGGGCGGATCGGTCAAGCATCTCGTCTCGCCCGAACTCTGGGAGCGCGGGATCGTCGTCACCAGCGCGGCCGACGCCAACGCGATCCCCGTCGCGGAGTTCACGCTGGCGATGATCCTCCTGGAGGCCAAACGTGCTCCGAGCTACATCGAGGGATACGACCGATCGCGCGAGGTCGCGGGCGCCTGGCGCGATGCGATCCCACCCGCCGTGACCTTCGGCGGCACGGTAGGCATCGTCGGGCTGTCGCGCGTGGGCCGGCGGGTCGCCGAACTGCTGCGCCCCTTCGACCTCGAGGTGCTGGTCGCGGATCCGCACATCGACCGAGCCGTCGCGGCATCCGTCGGGGCGCGGCTCACCGTCCTGGACGATCTGATGAGCGCCAGTGACGTCGTCACGATCCACGCTCCGGAGCTGCCCGAGACCCGACACCTGATCGACGCGCGCCGACTCGGGATGCTGCGCCCCGGCGCGGTGCTCATCAACACCGCGCGCGGCTCGCTCATCGACACCGACGCGCTCGTCGCGCGCTGTCGCGCCGGCCTCATGCGAGCCGTCCTGGACGTGACCGATCCCGAGCCGCTGCCCGCCGAGTCGCCGCTGTTCGACACTCCGGGGATCGTCTTGAGCCCGCACATCGCAGGAGCCATGCACGCCGAGACCCTGCGTCTGGCCGATTCGGCGCTCGACGACCTCGAGGCTCTCGTCACCGGTCGGGTGCCCCGCCATCGCGTCGACGTCGCGTCGCTGAGCGTCATCGCCTGA
- a CDS encoding carbohydrate ABC transporter permease, with the protein MTTSVSPVLPGRDASRPGSPPRRRPWLTYQRKDALAGYVFIAPQLIGIVGFVLVPLVLIFYYSVHEWNVLAGTFTFVGLENVEALFADPQMGEVLTATGIFSVGLVVFNLSLALLLAVLLNRRWRGVTAFRTIFFSPVVVSLVAWTIVWGFLLQDNGGINGLLALVGVDGPNWLREGPTALLSVVVVQVFKNVGLNMVLFLAALQGVPRELQEAAKVDGADERQIFGRIVIPLISPTILLTVIITIVGSLQVYAQIAVLTQGGPGISTTVLVYYLVQQAFDFHHFGYGSTLAILLFLIVLVLTIAQWQLRKRWVFYEN; encoded by the coding sequence ATGACGACCTCCGTATCGCCCGTGCTCCCGGGTCGCGACGCCTCGCGACCCGGGAGCCCCCCGCGCCGGCGCCCGTGGCTGACGTATCAGCGCAAGGACGCTCTCGCCGGCTACGTCTTCATCGCACCCCAGCTGATCGGCATCGTGGGGTTCGTCCTCGTGCCGCTCGTGCTGATCTTCTACTACTCGGTCCACGAGTGGAACGTGCTCGCCGGCACCTTCACGTTCGTGGGACTCGAGAACGTCGAGGCGCTCTTCGCCGACCCGCAGATGGGGGAGGTGCTCACCGCAACCGGCATCTTCTCGGTGGGGCTGGTGGTGTTCAACCTCTCGCTGGCGCTGCTGCTGGCGGTGCTGTTGAACCGTCGGTGGCGTGGCGTCACGGCCTTCCGCACGATCTTCTTCTCACCGGTCGTCGTCTCCCTCGTCGCCTGGACGATCGTGTGGGGCTTCCTCCTGCAGGACAACGGCGGCATCAACGGACTTCTCGCTCTCGTCGGCGTCGACGGGCCGAACTGGTTGCGTGAGGGACCGACGGCTCTGCTCAGTGTCGTCGTGGTGCAGGTGTTCAAGAACGTCGGCCTGAACATGGTGCTGTTCCTGGCAGCTCTGCAGGGCGTTCCGCGGGAGCTTCAGGAGGCGGCGAAGGTCGACGGCGCCGATGAACGGCAGATCTTCGGTCGCATCGTCATCCCGCTCATCTCCCCGACCATCCTGCTGACCGTCATCATCACGATCGTCGGGTCCCTGCAGGTCTATGCGCAGATCGCCGTCCTCACCCAGGGTGGCCCGGGGATCTCGACCACCGTCCTCGTGTACTACCTGGTGCAGCAGGCGTTCGACTTCCACCACTTCGGCTATGGGTCGACGCTGGCCATCCTGCTGTTCCTGATCGTGCTCGTCCTGACCATCGCGCAGTGGCAGCTTCGAAAGAGGTGGGTCTTCTATGAGAACTGA
- a CDS encoding ABC transporter substrate-binding protein, with the protein MRSAKTLAAVAIVAVATWGLASCAGGPTGPAEPTEDIELRMTVWTSNEDHLALFTEIADAYIADHPEVASITFEPLPFDDYTSTVTTQIAGGNAPDLAWVLENAAPDFVSSGALLPLDDVLENTDGYDFDDLAPNALELWTSGDDLLAYPFSTSPFVVFANDDLLAQAGQPTSAQLLADGSWDWETVSEISSAVTAATGRSGFVVRDFDYLNWDYLSTVWNGWGAAPWSADGSECTFASDEMVGAFEFLHAAAFDDSAMPGPGTSADFFAGEAAFTVTQISRANLLPEGGFAWNLLPLPEGPVGEYAVTGQAGLGVLAQGKNTQAAADFLAYFTNPENAALLAQYFPPPRTSLLDVDTLSAANPLLTPEQIESVVVPAIEDGVVRPSHTDSAEIGQQVRAALDGLWVADADIPGTLQKTCDAIEPLL; encoded by the coding sequence ATGAGATCAGCAAAGACGCTGGCCGCCGTCGCGATCGTCGCGGTCGCGACCTGGGGCCTCGCCTCATGCGCGGGCGGTCCGACCGGCCCAGCCGAGCCCACCGAGGACATCGAGCTGCGCATGACGGTCTGGACCTCCAACGAGGATCACCTGGCATTGTTCACGGAGATCGCCGATGCGTACATCGCGGATCATCCCGAGGTCGCCTCCATCACGTTCGAGCCGTTGCCCTTCGACGACTACACCTCGACGGTGACCACGCAGATCGCCGGCGGCAACGCCCCGGATCTCGCGTGGGTCCTCGAGAACGCGGCACCCGACTTCGTCTCCAGCGGGGCGCTCCTGCCTCTCGACGACGTTCTGGAGAACACCGACGGCTACGATTTCGACGACCTCGCGCCCAACGCACTGGAGCTGTGGACGTCCGGCGACGATCTCCTGGCCTACCCGTTCAGCACGTCCCCGTTCGTCGTGTTCGCGAACGACGATCTTCTCGCCCAAGCGGGCCAGCCGACCTCCGCGCAGCTGCTCGCCGACGGATCGTGGGACTGGGAGACCGTGAGCGAGATCAGCTCCGCCGTCACTGCGGCGACCGGACGATCGGGTTTCGTCGTCCGCGACTTCGACTACCTCAACTGGGACTACCTCTCCACCGTGTGGAACGGTTGGGGCGCCGCGCCCTGGAGTGCGGATGGTTCCGAGTGCACATTCGCCAGCGACGAGATGGTGGGAGCCTTCGAGTTCCTCCACGCCGCCGCGTTCGACGACTCCGCCATGCCGGGTCCCGGCACGTCGGCGGACTTCTTCGCCGGGGAGGCCGCATTCACTGTGACGCAGATCTCGCGTGCCAACCTGCTGCCCGAGGGCGGGTTCGCCTGGAACCTCCTCCCACTGCCGGAGGGACCGGTCGGCGAGTACGCCGTCACCGGGCAGGCGGGGCTCGGCGTGCTCGCGCAGGGCAAGAACACCCAGGCCGCCGCGGACTTCCTCGCGTACTTCACCAACCCCGAGAACGCCGCGCTCCTCGCGCAGTACTTCCCGCCGCCGCGGACTTCGTTGCTGGACGTCGACACGTTGTCGGCGGCGAACCCCCTGCTCACGCCGGAGCAGATTGAATCGGTGGTCGTGCCCGCGATCGAGGACGGCGTCGTGCGGCCCAGTCACACGGACTCGGCCGAGATCGGCCAGCAGGTGCGCGCGGCGCTCGACGGCCTCTGGGTGGCCGATGCGGATATCCCGGGGACGCTGCAGAAGACCTGCGACGCGATCGAACCGCTGCTCTGA
- a CDS encoding FAD-dependent oxidoreductase, translating into MTGMRTDVLVVGGGLGGVSAALAALEAGRSVVLTEQYAWLGGQLTSQAVPLDEHSWIEQFGATARYRRVRDGIRDHYRRWYPLTPAARADSTLNPGNGLVSRMCAEPRAGVAVLDGMLAPYRSSGRLTVVQPAVARAVDVAGDRIRSVTVQRLDDGSLVEVEAAYVVDATELGDLLPLAGAEYVTGFESRADTGEPSAPETAQPNNQQAFSWCFVVDHVDGDHTIDRPAEYDRWRAVQPDYWGAPMISLTGPDPRTLDTLTRTFTPHAARAKAIADQGKDPGDRELWTFRRILARDNLLPGSLDSDLVLVNWPMIDYLGGSIIDVSPEEAARHEAAARQQSLSMLYWLQTEAPRLDGGTGFAGLRLRGDITEGPDGLAMAPYIRESRRIRAVSRVTENDLSIEVRGDARPATVPDSVGIGMYRIDLHPSTGGDNYLDIASVPFEIPLGILIPRRLENLLPGGKNAGTTHITNGAFRLHPVEWNIGEAAGALAAFCIDRGERPRAVHATPALLQEFQTTLTRQGVELHWPDVRGY; encoded by the coding sequence ATGACCGGCATGCGCACCGACGTCCTCGTCGTCGGTGGCGGACTGGGCGGGGTCTCGGCTGCATTGGCAGCGCTCGAGGCCGGTCGATCCGTCGTCCTCACCGAGCAATACGCCTGGCTCGGCGGTCAGCTCACGAGCCAGGCGGTGCCGCTGGACGAGCACAGCTGGATCGAGCAGTTCGGCGCCACCGCCCGCTATCGGCGCGTGCGCGACGGCATCCGCGATCACTACCGGCGCTGGTATCCGCTCACGCCCGCTGCGCGGGCCGACAGCACCCTCAATCCGGGGAACGGCCTCGTGAGCCGCATGTGCGCCGAGCCGCGAGCGGGCGTCGCCGTGCTCGACGGCATGCTGGCGCCGTACCGTTCGTCGGGGCGACTCACGGTCGTGCAGCCGGCAGTCGCCCGCGCCGTCGATGTCGCCGGCGACCGCATCCGATCCGTCACCGTGCAGCGACTCGATGACGGCTCGCTCGTCGAGGTCGAGGCGGCGTACGTGGTGGATGCGACGGAGCTCGGCGACCTGCTCCCGCTCGCCGGGGCCGAGTACGTCACCGGGTTCGAAAGTCGCGCCGACACCGGGGAGCCGAGTGCCCCCGAGACGGCGCAGCCGAACAACCAGCAGGCCTTCAGCTGGTGCTTCGTGGTGGACCATGTCGACGGCGACCACACGATCGACCGGCCCGCGGAGTACGACCGGTGGCGCGCGGTGCAGCCCGACTACTGGGGTGCACCGATGATCTCGCTCACCGGACCCGATCCGCGTACTCTCGACACGCTGACGCGCACGTTCACGCCCCATGCGGCGCGTGCGAAGGCGATCGCCGACCAGGGCAAGGATCCCGGCGATCGCGAGCTGTGGACGTTCCGACGCATTCTGGCGCGCGACAATCTGCTGCCCGGGTCTCTCGACAGCGACCTCGTGCTCGTCAACTGGCCGATGATCGACTACCTGGGTGGATCGATCATCGACGTGTCACCGGAGGAGGCCGCCCGGCACGAGGCGGCCGCGCGGCAGCAGTCACTCTCGATGCTCTACTGGCTGCAGACGGAGGCGCCTCGGCTCGACGGCGGCACAGGCTTCGCCGGACTGCGACTGCGCGGTGACATCACCGAGGGGCCGGACGGACTCGCCATGGCGCCGTACATCCGAGAGTCGCGTCGCATCCGTGCCGTCTCCCGCGTGACCGAGAACGACCTGTCCATCGAGGTCCGCGGCGATGCCCGGCCGGCCACCGTGCCCGACAGCGTCGGTATCGGGATGTACCGCATAGACCTGCACCCCTCGACCGGCGGCGACAACTATCTCGACATCGCCAGCGTGCCCTTCGAGATCCCGCTCGGCATCCTGATCCCGCGACGGCTCGAGAACCTGCTGCCCGGCGGCAAGAACGCCGGCACGACCCACATCACCAACGGCGCGTTCCGCCTCCACCCCGTGGAGTGGAACATCGGCGAGGCGGCGGGTGCGCTGGCCGCCTTCTGCATCGACCGCGGCGAGCGCCCTCGCGCGGTCCACGCGACCCCGGCGCTCCTCCAGGAGTTCCAGACAACCCTCACCCGACAAGGCGTCGAGCTGCACTGGCCCGACGTCCGCGGCTATTAG
- a CDS encoding carbohydrate ABC transporter permease, whose amino-acid sequence MRTDTLFDTEPAGSLDPNLDAAGRRPARRPRRPSSAGRKVVFYGVLSLLAVPFVFPTWWMITSSLKPVNEIFAFPPSLWPADPTLQAYADAFTIQPFAQQYFNSLYIAIVVTTGTMLIAAMAGYAFARIRFPGQNALFLVVLMGLLIPSEVTIVPLFQMFNGLGLVNTHWPILLVTTFGAPSVLATFIMRQFFLTLPVELEEAARLDGLGRWAIWWRIALPLSRTALAAVAIFTFLHVWNLYLEPTVYLLSPELFTLPQALTRYTDAYGGEMWNVQMAASTMTALPVLIVFVFAQKQFVEGLAQTGLKG is encoded by the coding sequence ATGAGAACTGACACCCTGTTCGATACCGAGCCCGCGGGCTCGCTCGATCCGAACCTGGATGCAGCGGGCCGCCGGCCCGCGCGTCGTCCTCGCCGTCCCTCCTCGGCAGGGCGCAAGGTGGTCTTCTACGGCGTACTGAGCCTGCTGGCCGTACCCTTCGTCTTCCCGACGTGGTGGATGATCACGTCATCCCTCAAACCCGTGAACGAGATCTTCGCGTTCCCGCCCAGTCTCTGGCCGGCCGACCCGACGCTGCAGGCCTACGCAGACGCCTTCACCATCCAGCCGTTCGCCCAGCAGTACTTCAACAGCCTGTACATCGCGATCGTCGTGACCACGGGGACGATGCTCATCGCGGCGATGGCCGGGTACGCCTTCGCCCGCATCCGCTTCCCCGGACAGAACGCGCTGTTCCTCGTGGTGCTCATGGGGCTGCTCATCCCGAGCGAGGTCACGATCGTTCCGCTGTTCCAGATGTTCAACGGGCTGGGACTGGTGAACACACACTGGCCGATTCTGCTCGTGACGACCTTCGGCGCACCGAGCGTGCTGGCGACCTTCATCATGCGGCAGTTCTTCCTGACGCTCCCGGTCGAATTGGAGGAGGCTGCACGCCTGGATGGTCTCGGTCGATGGGCGATCTGGTGGCGGATCGCGCTTCCGCTATCGCGTACCGCGCTCGCGGCGGTGGCGATCTTCACCTTCCTGCACGTCTGGAACCTCTACCTCGAGCCGACCGTCTACCTGCTGTCGCCCGAGCTGTTCACGCTGCCTCAGGCGCTCACCCGCTACACCGACGCGTACGGCGGGGAGATGTGGAACGTGCAGATGGCCGCATCCACCATGACTGCGTTGCCGGTGCTGATCGTGTTCGTGTTCGCGCAGAAGCAGTTCGTCGAAGGGCTCGCCCAGACGGGCCTCAAAGGCTGA
- a CDS encoding LacI family DNA-binding transcriptional regulator yields the protein MTRSDTGRITQQRIAQLAGVSQSTVSFVLNGRSDGSVRIPQDTRDRILKVIEETGYVADPSARRLAGADNHILGVFTYEPAFPTESLDFYTPLLAGIEAGAETVGSDLLLFTSAPVSGGRRELFHERNRLRLADGVLLLGVEMDPDELARLVAENFRVVAVGRRDTPGIPYVGIDYASAAGELLRRAGGLGHREVIFLHRSSLGESVLDRRRGVVDGAREAGLALTDRTTDGTDVEADWTAVRESGATLLVVEEPDLAAALLELAVRDGVSVPSDLSVVALGSASRPGADAAELTRLQPPRAELGERAVELLARILADGDAVPAAERRVLLPCPILDGETLGAAAVAR from the coding sequence ATGACCCGCAGCGACACCGGCCGGATCACGCAGCAGCGCATCGCGCAGCTCGCGGGGGTCAGCCAGTCCACCGTCTCGTTCGTCCTCAACGGACGCTCCGATGGCAGCGTCCGCATCCCGCAGGACACGCGAGATCGGATCCTCAAGGTGATCGAGGAGACCGGCTACGTCGCCGATCCGTCAGCGCGTCGGCTCGCCGGAGCCGACAACCACATCCTCGGCGTCTTCACGTACGAGCCCGCCTTCCCGACCGAGAGCCTCGACTTCTACACACCGCTTCTCGCGGGTATCGAGGCGGGTGCCGAGACGGTCGGGTCGGACCTCCTGCTGTTCACCAGCGCTCCGGTGTCGGGGGGTCGCCGCGAGCTTTTCCACGAGCGCAACCGACTGCGACTGGCGGACGGAGTCCTCCTGCTCGGCGTCGAGATGGATCCGGACGAGCTGGCGCGTCTGGTCGCCGAGAACTTCCGCGTGGTCGCCGTCGGTCGACGCGACACCCCCGGCATCCCCTACGTCGGCATCGACTACGCCTCGGCAGCCGGTGAGCTCCTGCGTCGAGCAGGAGGGCTGGGCCATCGAGAGGTGATCTTCCTGCATCGTTCCAGCCTCGGTGAGTCGGTTCTCGACCGTCGGCGCGGGGTCGTCGACGGCGCGCGCGAGGCGGGACTGGCGCTGACCGACCGCACGACCGACGGCACCGACGTCGAAGCCGATTGGACGGCGGTCCGCGAGAGCGGGGCGACCCTGTTGGTCGTCGAGGAGCCGGACCTCGCGGCAGCCCTCCTCGAGCTCGCTGTTCGCGACGGCGTCTCGGTGCCGTCCGACCTCAGCGTCGTCGCGCTCGGGTCGGCCTCGCGGCCGGGCGCCGACGCCGCCGAACTGACGCGCCTGCAGCCTCCGCGTGCCGAGCTGGGAGAGCGGGCGGTCGAGTTGCTGGCCCGCATCCTCGCGGACGGCGACGCGGTGCCGGCTGCCGAGCGGCGAGTTCTCCTGCCCTGTCCCATCCTCGACGGCGAAACCCTGGGCGCTGCGGCGGTGGCTCGATGA